TAGTGCATTAGATGAAGTACAGCATATATCGCTTTCAGCCTTAACTGAAGCACTAGAATTTACATAGCAAACTATTGTAGTATCTGGATTGTTCTTTTTATATTGTCTTAATCTTTTGGCTGATACCATATCTGCCATAGGACAGCCTGCACTTTTTATCGGTAATAATACCTTTTTATTTGGTGATAATATTTTAGCACTTTCTGCCATAAAGTTTACTCCACAGAAAACTATTACTTCGTTATCTACTTCAGTTGCAGCTTTACTTAATGCTAGTGAATCACCAACTATATCTGCTACTTCTTGAACTTCTGGAATCTGATAACTGTGTGCTAATATAATAGCGTTCTTTTCTTTTTTTAATTTTTCTATATCTTGTATTATTTTATTTTTTTTCATAAATATTACCCTTTCTAATTGTATTTACATGTGTCTTTACACCTGATATTTAAAGTATAACACTTTAATTTCCTACATTCAATGATTATTTAGGTAATGATATCTCAAATGCTGCTCCTTTAGTAGAGCTATTGTATGCGGTAATGCTTCCCTTATGTCCATTTACTATAGCCTTTGTTATAGCCAATCCTATTCCTGTATTTCCTTTGTTGCCTTTGTATAATCTATCAAATACCTTTTTCTCTTCACCATTATTAAAGCCTGTACCATCATCTGTAATTGTAATGACTATTTTATCTATATTATCTTTAATGTTTATTGTTATTTCTTTTTCTGCATATCTAATGCCATTACCTAAAATATTTATAAACGCCCTTATAAGCTTGTCTTCATCATACATTCCAACGTGATTAATATCATGTAAAATTTTTATACTTATTCCCTTTTCATCTGCTAAGCTCTTAACAGACTTAACAGCTTTATTAACTATGTCTAATAAATTCTTTCTTTCAAAATTAAAGTGCTCTTTAGCATTTTCGAGCTTTGTAAGATATACTAATTCATCCACAATCTTTTTTAGTCTTTGACTTTCATTTATGATTATATCTAAGCTTTCTTCTAATTCTTCACCTTCCACAATCCCATCCTTTATAGCTTCTGCATAGCCTTGAATTGACATTAAAGGTGTTTTTAACTCATGGGATGTATTTTGAAAAAATCTTTTTTGTTGCTCGTCATACATTTTAATTCTATTAGCCATTTC
The window above is part of the Caldisalinibacter kiritimatiensis genome. Proteins encoded here:
- a CDS encoding sensor histidine kinase translates to MTKIGKKLIITYIILLIITFLAITISYNSLSKVYLLNETKQQLKDEGEKIAEILKGFSLDERTIRDRINDIQKLKVAGRFIDSQMIILNGNKNIVYKDTDIKYPQILLRIIRERKNTIKGYISKATPILDDNGNIKGHVVLSTRVENINKLNNLLRRSRRISFTIAGILAFIIGIIFARGITKPIKKLANKMKNFSLKKYEDQDIIKTGDEIEELDKSFREMANRIKMYDEQQKRFFQNTSHELKTPLMSIQGYAEAIKDGIVEGEELEESLDIIINESQRLKKIVDELVYLTKLENAKEHFNFERKNLLDIVNKAVKSVKSLADEKGISIKILHDINHVGMYDEDKLIRAFINILGNGIRYAEKEITINIKDNIDKIVITITDDGTGFNNGEEKKVFDRLYKGNKGNTGIGLAITKAIVNGHKGSITAYNSSTKGAAFEISLPK